The Polaribacter tangerinus genome has a segment encoding these proteins:
- a CDS encoding rhodanese-like domain-containing protein, whose amino-acid sequence MRYFFGVLCSIFLFVNCHKSNSQEIQQVTTKELKVLLEKGKIQLLDVRTPEEISEGYIETAIFANYFDDNFAEIASKKLSKEFPVYLICRSGNRSGKSAKILKEKGYNVYNVVGGFNQWKKEN is encoded by the coding sequence ATGAGATATTTTTTCGGAGTTTTATGTAGTATATTTTTATTTGTAAATTGCCATAAAAGCAACTCACAAGAAATACAACAAGTAACTACTAAAGAGCTTAAGGTTTTATTAGAAAAAGGTAAAATTCAGTTATTAGATGTTAGAACCCCCGAAGAAATTTCTGAAGGATATATAGAAACTGCAATTTTTGCTAATTATTTTGATGACAATTTTGCTGAAATAGCAAGTAAAAAACTATCAAAAGAGTTCCCAGTTTATTTAATTTGTAGGTCGGGTAATAGAAGTGGCAAATCTGCAAAAATTCTAAAAGAGAAAGGGTATAATGTCTACAATGTTGTAGGCGGATTTAATCAATGGAAAAAAGAAAATTAA
- a CDS encoding heavy-metal-associated domain-containing protein has product MKTTTIQIENLKCGGCASTIKKGVLSVNNITDVTVDLENSAVIVSHENANLEQIKDKLSALGYPEVGDKNTIVHKAKSFVSCAVGRIDS; this is encoded by the coding sequence ATGAAAACAACAACGATACAAATAGAAAATTTAAAATGTGGTGGATGTGCTTCTACTATAAAAAAAGGCGTTTTAAGTGTAAACAATATAACTGATGTAACTGTAGATTTAGAGAATTCTGCAGTTATTGTTTCTCACGAAAATGCAAATTTAGAACAAATAAAAGATAAACTTTCTGCATTAGGATATCCAGAAGTTGGAGACAAAAATACAATAGTACACAAAGCAAAGTCTTTTGTAAGTTGTGCAGTCGGTAGAATTGATTCTTAA
- the ruvB gene encoding Holliday junction branch migration DNA helicase RuvB, protein MNENLNPENTNFSNEELDLEKKLRPLSFDDFTGQDQAIDNLKVFVEAANQRNEALDHTLFHGPPGLGKTTLAHILANELQVGIKVTSGPVLDKPGDLAGLLTNLDERDVLFIDEIHRLSPIVEEYLYSAMEDYKIDIMIESGPNARTVQINLEPFTLIGATTRSGLLTAPMRARFGISSRLHYYKTELLTSIIQRSAHILGVPIAMEAAIEIAGRSRGTPRIANALLRRVRDFAQIKGTGTITIEIAKYALSALNVDAHGLDEMDNKILATIIDKFKGGPVGLSTIATAVSENTETIEEVYEPFLIQQGFIMRTPRGREVTELAYTHLGRERGTTQGELF, encoded by the coding sequence ATGAACGAAAACTTAAATCCAGAAAACACTAATTTTTCGAATGAAGAGCTAGACTTAGAAAAAAAACTTCGTCCGCTTTCTTTTGATGATTTTACGGGTCAAGATCAAGCAATTGATAATTTAAAGGTTTTTGTTGAGGCTGCTAATCAACGAAACGAAGCTTTAGACCATACTCTTTTTCATGGTCCTCCGGGTTTGGGAAAAACTACACTTGCGCATATATTAGCCAATGAATTGCAAGTAGGAATTAAAGTTACTTCTGGGCCTGTTCTAGATAAACCAGGAGATTTGGCAGGCTTACTTACAAATTTAGATGAGCGAGATGTACTATTTATAGATGAAATACATCGACTTAGTCCTATTGTAGAAGAGTATTTATACTCTGCAATGGAAGATTATAAAATTGATATTATGATTGAATCTGGCCCAAATGCCAGAACAGTTCAGATTAATTTAGAACCTTTTACACTAATAGGAGCAACTACACGTTCAGGTTTATTAACGGCACCAATGCGTGCAAGATTTGGTATTAGCAGTCGATTACATTATTACAAAACAGAATTGTTAACTTCTATTATACAGCGAAGTGCACATATTTTGGGAGTTCCTATAGCTATGGAAGCGGCAATAGAAATAGCTGGTAGAAGTAGAGGAACACCTAGAATTGCAAATGCATTATTGAGGCGTGTTAGAGATTTTGCCCAAATAAAAGGAACAGGAACAATTACTATAGAAATTGCTAAATATGCTTTATCTGCTTTAAATGTAGATGCACATGGATTGGATGAAATGGATAATAAAATTTTAGCAACTATTATTGATAAGTTTAAAGGTGGGCCTGTTGGTCTCTCTACAATTGCAACTGCAGTAAGTGAAAATACAGAAACTATAGAAGAAGTATATGAACCTTTTTTAATACAGCAAGGTTTTATTATGCGAACACCTCGTGGTAGGGAAGTTACAGAATTAGCATATACTCATTTAGGAAGAGAGAGAGGTACAACTCAAGGAGAATTGTTTTAA
- a CDS encoding cytochrome c oxidase subunit I, whose translation MSDHHHKETFVTKYIFSHDHKMISKQFLITGMFMGIIAVMMSMLFRLQLAWPEKSFTIIEAFLGHHQSDGIMSPDIYLALVTIHGTIMVFFVLTAGLSGTFSNLLIPLQIGARDMASGFLNMISYWLFFLSSIIMVISLFVEAGPASAGWTIYPPLSALPQAIPGSGAGMTLWLVSMAIFIASSLIGALNYIVTVLNLRTKGMKMTRLPLTIWAFFITAIIGVVSFPVLLSAALLLVFDRSFGTSFFLSDIFISGEVLHYQGGSPVLFEHLFWFLGHPEVYIVLLPALGITSEVISTNSRKPIFGYRAMIGSIIAIAFLSTIVWGHHMFISGMNPFLGSVFTFTTLLIAIPSAVKAFNYVTTLWKGNLQLNPAMLFSIGLVSTFVTGGLTGLVLGDSALDINVHDTYFVVAHFHLVMGVSAIFGMYAGVYHWFPKMYGRLMNKTLGYWHFWVTIICAYGVFWPMHFIGLAGLPRRYYTNTNFPMFDDLADINVVITIFALVGGVAQIIFFANFFISMYRGEKATQNPWRSNTLEWTTPVEHVHGNWPGKLPEVHRWAYDYSKRVDANDDDSDYLHGEDFVLQTTPLLEGEEPS comes from the coding sequence ATGTCAGATCATCATCATAAAGAAACATTTGTAACAAAATACATTTTTTCACACGATCATAAAATGATTTCTAAGCAGTTTTTAATAACTGGGATGTTTATGGGAATCATTGCAGTTATGATGTCTATGTTGTTTCGTTTGCAATTGGCATGGCCAGAAAAATCGTTTACAATTATAGAAGCATTTTTAGGTCACCACCAAAGTGATGGTATTATGAGTCCGGATATATATTTGGCTCTAGTTACTATTCACGGAACAATAATGGTGTTTTTTGTACTAACAGCAGGGTTAAGTGGAACTTTTTCTAACCTGTTAATTCCATTGCAAATTGGTGCCAGAGATATGGCTTCCGGATTTTTAAACATGATATCTTATTGGTTGTTTTTCTTGTCGAGTATTATTATGGTCATTTCTCTTTTCGTAGAAGCGGGGCCAGCATCTGCAGGATGGACAATTTATCCACCACTTAGTGCATTGCCACAAGCAATACCAGGTTCAGGTGCAGGTATGACACTTTGGTTAGTTTCTATGGCTATTTTTATTGCTTCTTCTTTAATCGGTGCACTAAATTATATAGTTACTGTTTTAAATTTAAGAACAAAAGGAATGAAAATGACAAGATTGCCTCTAACTATTTGGGCTTTCTTTATTACAGCTATTATTGGGGTAGTATCTTTCCCTGTTTTATTATCGGCTGCCCTATTATTGGTTTTCGATAGAAGTTTTGGAACTTCTTTCTTTTTATCAGATATATTTATTTCTGGAGAAGTTTTACATTATCAAGGTGGTTCACCGGTTTTATTTGAACACTTATTTTGGTTTTTAGGGCACCCAGAGGTTTATATTGTTTTGTTACCTGCCCTAGGAATTACCTCAGAAGTTATATCTACAAATTCTAGAAAACCTATATTTGGTTACAGAGCCATGATCGGTTCTATTATTGCAATTGCATTTTTATCAACTATTGTTTGGGGACACCATATGTTCATTTCAGGGATGAATCCTTTTTTAGGTTCTGTATTTACCTTTACAACCTTATTAATTGCAATTCCTTCTGCTGTGAAAGCATTTAATTATGTAACTACCTTATGGAAAGGGAACTTACAGTTAAACCCAGCTATGTTATTTTCTATAGGTTTAGTATCTACCTTTGTTACTGGTGGTTTAACAGGATTGGTTTTAGGAGATTCTGCCTTAGACATTAATGTTCACGATACTTATTTTGTGGTTGCACACTTTCACTTAGTAATGGGAGTTTCGGCTATATTTGGTATGTATGCTGGTGTTTATCACTGGTTTCCAAAAATGTACGGTAGGTTGATGAACAAAACATTAGGATATTGGCATTTTTGGGTTACAATTATCTGTGCATACGGTGTATTTTGGCCAATGCATTTTATTGGATTAGCAGGTTTACCAAGAAGATATTATACCAATACAAACTTTCCAATGTTCGATGATTTAGCAGATATTAATGTTGTTATTACAATTTTTGCTTTGGTAGGTGGAGTCGCACAAATAATTTTCTTTGCTAATTTCTTTATATCGATGTATAGAGGGGAAAAAGCAACACAAAACCCATGGAGGTCTAACACTTTAGAATGGACAACCCCTGTTGAGCATGTTCATGGTAATTGGCCAGGTAAATTACCAGAGGTACACAGATGGGCTTATGATTACAGTAAACGTGTAGATGCAAATGATGATGACAGTGATTACTTACATGGAGAAGATTTCGTTTTACAAACAACTCCATTACTAGAAGGCGAAGAACCATCATAA
- a CDS encoding TonB-dependent receptor produces MKKISIFLFLFVSTLANAQSFTISGKIVDENNKPLSEATILVKEINKGAVSNTAGNYSISLKKGSYTLAFSFLGYKTIVQKVTLYKNEIRTIQLQPDANVLEEVLVAAVRANTNIPVTYSNLSKKEIAKRNLGQDIPILLNYMPSVVSSSDAGAGIGYTYMSVRGSNSERINVTVNGIPYNDAESHGTFWVNLGDFASSTENLQLQRGVGTSTNGSGAFGASINILTDAISEDAFGEISNSFGSFNTKKHTVKFSSGKINNHIEISGRLSNISSDGYVDRAFADLKSYFLQGSYSDENTLIKAITFGGKEKTYQAWFGLTADELAEDRRQNPYTYDNEIDNYQQDHYQLHWNEKINDNWTTNLGLNYTKGRGYFEQFKEGESATDFANLIKDGSDLIVRRWLDNDFYVVNFNTNYKTEKLNFISGISYSNYTGDHFGEVIWGSDLADDVKIRDRYYFSDAKKTDFSAFAKATFKIADKLSGYIDLQGRFIGYQTEGITNDIVPIDVHRNFNFFNPKLGFTYKINSQNNLYTSFAVANREPNRNDFENGVSSPESLNDFEFGWRLDKESIKLNTNIYYMDYRNQLVLTGALDDVGQQIRATSGSSYRLGLEIDADIRLNKQFSIRPNAAFSSNKNRDFYITRNGNTTPEALGNTNISFSPNIILGNLFSYMPSENLQFTFLSKYVGKQFMSNFSSAISTSDVLDDFFTSDINIVYHIKTTKIAESVTFTALINNVFNKEFVDRGYYYTFDDTWSTPGQTTTLDGAGYYPQATRNFLLGVTIRF; encoded by the coding sequence ATGAAAAAAATATCTATTTTTTTATTCTTGTTTGTAAGTACACTTGCAAACGCACAATCTTTTACAATTTCTGGAAAAATTGTAGATGAAAACAACAAACCTTTATCTGAAGCTACAATTTTAGTTAAAGAAATTAACAAAGGTGCCGTTTCCAATACGGCAGGAAACTATAGTATTTCACTAAAAAAAGGAAGCTATACACTAGCGTTTTCTTTTTTAGGATACAAAACGATTGTTCAAAAAGTAACGCTTTATAAAAATGAAATCCGTACTATTCAACTACAGCCAGATGCCAATGTTTTGGAAGAAGTTTTAGTAGCAGCCGTAAGGGCAAACACAAATATTCCGGTAACCTACTCTAACTTGTCAAAAAAAGAAATTGCTAAGCGTAATTTGGGTCAAGACATTCCAATTTTATTAAATTACATGCCTTCGGTGGTTTCTTCATCTGATGCAGGAGCAGGAATTGGGTACACATATATGAGTGTTCGAGGTTCTAACTCAGAGAGAATTAATGTTACCGTAAATGGAATTCCTTATAATGATGCAGAAAGTCATGGTACTTTTTGGGTAAATCTTGGTGACTTTGCCTCCTCTACAGAAAACCTTCAATTGCAGCGTGGTGTTGGTACTTCTACCAATGGTTCTGGGGCTTTTGGTGCAAGCATAAATATTTTAACAGACGCAATTTCTGAGGATGCCTTCGGAGAAATATCAAATTCTTTTGGTTCTTTTAACACCAAAAAACATACAGTTAAATTTAGTTCGGGTAAAATAAACAATCACATAGAAATTTCTGGTAGATTGTCTAATATTTCTTCCGACGGATATGTAGACAGAGCTTTTGCAGATTTAAAATCATATTTTTTACAAGGAAGTTACTCAGATGAAAATACCCTAATTAAAGCAATTACTTTTGGTGGTAAAGAAAAAACATACCAAGCTTGGTTTGGGTTAACTGCAGATGAATTGGCAGAGGATAGAAGGCAAAATCCGTATACCTACGATAATGAAATAGACAACTATCAACAAGATCATTATCAGTTGCATTGGAATGAAAAAATAAATGATAATTGGACAACAAACTTAGGACTAAACTACACCAAAGGTCGTGGATATTTTGAGCAGTTTAAAGAAGGTGAAAGCGCCACCGACTTTGCTAATCTTATTAAAGATGGTAGCGATTTAATAGTTAGACGCTGGTTAGATAACGATTTTTATGTAGTAAATTTTAACACAAATTACAAAACAGAAAAATTAAATTTTATTTCTGGAATTTCGTATTCAAATTATACCGGAGATCACTTTGGAGAGGTTATTTGGGGTTCTGATTTAGCTGATGACGTAAAAATTAGAGACCGTTATTATTTTTCTGATGCAAAAAAAACAGACTTTTCTGCATTTGCAAAAGCTACCTTTAAAATTGCCGACAAACTGTCTGGCTATATAGATTTGCAAGGTCGTTTTATTGGATACCAAACCGAGGGCATAACTAATGATATTGTGCCAATTGATGTACATAGAAATTTCAATTTTTTCAATCCGAAATTAGGTTTTACTTATAAAATTAATTCACAAAATAATTTGTATACCTCGTTTGCAGTTGCAAACAGAGAGCCAAATAGAAACGATTTTGAAAATGGTGTTTCTAGTCCAGAAAGTTTAAATGATTTCGAATTTGGTTGGAGATTAGATAAAGAATCAATTAAATTAAATACCAATATTTACTACATGGATTATAGAAATCAATTGGTGCTAACCGGTGCTTTAGATGATGTTGGTCAGCAAATTAGAGCAACCTCTGGCAGCAGTTACCGTTTGGGGTTAGAAATTGATGCAGATATCCGATTAAACAAACAGTTTTCTATACGACCAAATGCTGCATTTAGTAGCAATAAAAACAGAGATTTTTACATCACTAGAAACGGAAACACTACTCCTGAAGCTTTAGGAAACACCAATATTTCATTTTCTCCGAATATAATTTTAGGTAATTTATTTAGTTACATGCCTTCAGAAAATTTACAATTTACATTCTTATCTAAATATGTAGGAAAACAATTTATGAGTAATTTTAGTAGTGCAATTTCAACTAGTGATGTTTTAGACGACTTTTTTACAAGTGATATAAATATTGTTTACCACATAAAAACTACCAAAATTGCAGAATCCGTTACATTTACAGCTCTCATAAATAACGTATTTAACAAAGAATTTGTAGATAGAGGCTACTACTATACATTTGATGATACTTGGTCTACACCAGGGCAAACTACAACTTTAGATGGCGCTGGATATTATCCGCAAGCTACCAGAAACTTTTTACTAGGTGTAACTATTCGATTTTAG
- a CDS encoding sigma-70 family RNA polymerase sigma factor: MRQLKIVKQVTNRDAKSLEKYFQEISKIGLITSDEEVELALKIKKGDNRALDQLVSANLRFVVSVAKQYQGQGLKLSDLINEGNLGLVKAAKRFDETRGFKFISYAVWWIRQSIMQALAEQSRIVRLPLNKIGSISKINKIYARLEQDGQRRPTNKEISEQLDMSENDVEQAMKNSGKHVSMDAPFREGEDANLYNVLRFDESPKPDKELIAQSLKIEIDRVLDTLTSKEAKVIKMFYGIGDETQSSLTEIGEKFDLTRERVRQVKQRALKRLQTKSKTQMLRTYLG, from the coding sequence ATGAGACAACTTAAAATTGTAAAACAAGTAACCAATCGTGATGCAAAATCACTAGAAAAATATTTTCAAGAAATTAGTAAAATAGGTCTTATTACAAGTGATGAAGAAGTCGAATTAGCCTTAAAAATTAAAAAAGGAGATAATAGGGCATTAGACCAATTGGTAAGTGCTAACTTAAGGTTTGTGGTTTCGGTTGCAAAACAATATCAAGGACAAGGTTTAAAACTATCCGACCTAATAAATGAAGGAAATTTAGGATTGGTTAAAGCAGCAAAACGTTTTGACGAAACGAGGGGTTTTAAATTTATTTCTTATGCCGTTTGGTGGATTCGCCAATCGATTATGCAAGCTTTGGCAGAACAGTCTCGAATTGTTAGACTTCCTTTAAACAAAATTGGAAGTATTAGTAAAATAAATAAAATATATGCTCGCTTAGAGCAAGACGGACAAAGAAGACCAACAAATAAAGAAATTTCAGAACAATTAGACATGTCTGAAAATGATGTAGAACAAGCCATGAAAAATTCAGGAAAACATGTTTCTATGGATGCTCCCTTTAGAGAAGGTGAGGATGCTAACTTGTATAATGTTCTTCGTTTTGATGAATCGCCAAAACCTGATAAAGAATTGATAGCCCAATCTTTAAAAATTGAAATAGACAGAGTACTAGACACACTTACGAGCAAAGAAGCAAAAGTTATTAAAATGTTTTATGGTATTGGTGATGAAACTCAAAGTAGCTTAACAGAAATTGGAGAAAAGTTCGACTTAACAAGAGAGCGTGTAAGGCAAGTAAAACAAAGAGCTCTTAAAAGGTTACAAACAAAATCTAAAACTCAAATGCTAAGAACATACTTAGGTTAA
- a CDS encoding helix-turn-helix domain-containing protein: MRESRLKKGYSQENLGEILGISQNSYQKLETGKTKLTLERFFEISICLDISIYQLLSTEEKENLSKKIMMKIINS, translated from the coding sequence ATAAGAGAATCTCGGTTAAAAAAAGGATATTCACAAGAAAACTTAGGAGAAATTTTAGGTATTTCTCAAAATTCTTATCAAAAATTAGAAACAGGCAAAACAAAATTAACTTTAGAACGTTTTTTCGAAATTAGTATTTGTTTAGACATTTCTATTTACCAATTACTAAGTACTGAGGAAAAAGAAAATTTATCAAAAAAAATAATGATGAAGATAATTAATTCTTAA
- a CDS encoding MBL fold metallo-hydrolase, giving the protein MIIHQIYTGCLAQGAYYIESNGEVAIIDPLREVQDYIDTAEKNNAKIKYIFETHFHADFVSGHVTLAEKTGAKIVYGPSAETNFNAIIAKDNQVFTLGDITITALHTPGHTMESTCYLLKDANGKEYALFSGDTLFLGDVGRPDLAQKGTITEKDLAGFLFDSLRNKVMTLADDVIVYPAHGAGSACGKNLSKETVGTIGQQKATNYALRPDMTKEEFIHEVTDGLLPPPAYFPLNVKLNKEGYESVDDIIKKSAKPLSVNDFENIANKTGALILDVRHQNEFIKGFIPQSIFIGLNGTFAPWVGALIKDIIQPILLVTEIGDEETAITRLSRVGFDNVLGYLEGGFNSWREASKEIDTIVSVLPKTLEQNNQDNLLIFDVRKPGEFLSEHIVFAKNTPLDFLNNHIDEFPTNTPFYVHCAGGYRSVIAASILKARGFHKIIDISGGFDAIKNTNLPLSEAVCPSTLK; this is encoded by the coding sequence ATGATTATACATCAAATTTATACAGGTTGTTTAGCTCAAGGAGCTTATTATATAGAGAGTAATGGAGAAGTAGCTATTATAGACCCATTGAGAGAGGTACAAGATTATATAGATACTGCAGAAAAAAACAATGCAAAAATTAAGTATATTTTTGAAACCCATTTTCATGCAGATTTTGTAAGCGGACATGTAACTTTAGCAGAAAAAACAGGAGCAAAAATTGTGTATGGCCCTTCGGCAGAGACAAATTTTAACGCAATAATAGCAAAAGATAACCAAGTATTTACGCTTGGCGATATTACCATTACAGCACTTCATACACCTGGTCATACCATGGAAAGTACTTGTTATTTATTAAAAGATGCCAATGGTAAAGAGTACGCTTTGTTTAGTGGAGATACGTTATTTTTAGGCGATGTAGGTAGACCAGATTTAGCTCAAAAAGGAACAATTACAGAAAAAGATTTGGCAGGTTTTTTGTTTGATAGTTTAAGAAACAAAGTAATGACACTTGCAGATGATGTTATTGTATACCCTGCACACGGTGCAGGTTCTGCTTGTGGTAAAAATTTAAGTAAAGAAACGGTAGGAACTATAGGGCAGCAAAAAGCTACTAATTATGCTTTAAGACCAGACATGACCAAAGAAGAATTTATACACGAAGTTACCGATGGCTTATTGCCACCACCAGCTTACTTTCCTTTAAACGTAAAATTGAATAAAGAAGGATATGAATCTGTAGACGATATTATTAAGAAAAGTGCCAAACCTTTGTCTGTTAATGATTTTGAAAATATAGCCAATAAAACGGGAGCCTTAATTTTAGACGTTAGACATCAGAATGAGTTTATAAAAGGTTTTATACCGCAATCAATTTTTATTGGTTTAAATGGTACTTTTGCTCCTTGGGTTGGAGCATTGATAAAAGACATTATACAACCCATTTTATTAGTTACAGAAATAGGTGATGAAGAAACTGCAATTACTCGCTTGTCTCGAGTTGGTTTTGATAATGTTTTAGGGTATTTAGAAGGTGGTTTTAATTCTTGGAGAGAAGCCTCTAAAGAAATTGATACTATAGTTAGCGTTTTACCTAAAACTTTAGAGCAAAACAATCAAGATAATTTACTTATTTTTGATGTTAGAAAACCGGGTGAGTTTTTGAGCGAACATATTGTTTTTGCTAAAAATACTCCCCTAGATTTTTTGAACAATCACATTGATGAGTTTCCAACAAATACTCCTTTTTATGTGCATTGTGCCGGAGGTTATCGTTCTGTGATAGCAGCATCAATTTTAAAAGCTAGAGGATTTCATAAAATTATTGATATTTCTGGCGGATTTGATGCTATAAAAAACACTAATTTACCGTTATCAGAAGCGGTTTGTCCATCAACATTAAAATAA
- a CDS encoding SulP family inorganic anion transporter — MKLKKLLPILEWLPNYDASYFKGDLIAGITVGIILIPQGIAYALIAGLPPIYGLYCALMPQVMYAIFGSSRQVAIGPVAMDSLIVATGVSMLALAGSESYISIAILLALLVGAIQFLMGVFSLGFIVNFLSKPVITGFTSALALIIGLNQFRNLLGVPFVQSDQIHILLKDIITEFLSFDIQTTIIGLSAITLIIFLRKIHAKIPSALIVVVLGIVTMKFLSPYFSEVAIVKDIPSGLPTFSLPTLDFELLRELLPIAFTLVMVGYLETISIGKSLEAKQNEYRVRPNQELIALGIANMVGSLFKAYPSTSSFSRSAINQESGAKTGMSALISVIMVVITLLFLTPLFYFLPKAVLAAIIIVAVFRLINIKEAKFLWKANNLDFWLMIATFLATLSLGIEYGIAVGVGLSIVVLIYRTSRPYTAELGKVPDADFYRNKDRFKEVLLEEDVLVFRFDAQLFYANAAYFRDSLEKMVTEKGANLKLIVLDAESINRIDSTGVEMLKERVSYYKKKNINFYFAGVKGPVRDVLFKGGLLQIIDINHFFMRDNDAVIYYKTGDKTAQKKYAKYIHQAYD, encoded by the coding sequence ATGAAGCTAAAAAAATTACTACCAATTTTAGAATGGTTGCCAAATTATGATGCTTCTTATTTTAAAGGAGATTTAATTGCAGGTATTACTGTTGGTATTATTTTAATTCCTCAAGGAATAGCATATGCATTAATTGCAGGATTACCACCAATTTACGGACTCTATTGTGCGTTAATGCCACAAGTAATGTATGCAATTTTTGGTTCTTCGAGGCAAGTAGCTATTGGTCCTGTTGCCATGGATTCACTGATTGTAGCTACTGGAGTTTCTATGTTAGCACTTGCAGGATCTGAAAGTTATATTTCTATTGCTATTTTACTAGCACTCTTAGTGGGCGCTATTCAATTTTTAATGGGAGTTTTTAGCTTAGGTTTTATAGTAAATTTTTTATCAAAGCCTGTTATCACAGGGTTTACATCTGCATTAGCACTTATTATTGGTCTTAATCAGTTTAGAAATTTATTAGGTGTTCCGTTTGTTCAGAGTGATCAAATACATATTTTATTAAAAGATATTATAACAGAATTTTTAAGTTTCGATATTCAAACAACAATTATTGGACTCTCTGCAATAACCCTTATTATTTTTTTACGAAAAATTCATGCTAAAATTCCGAGTGCACTTATTGTGGTTGTTTTAGGAATTGTAACTATGAAGTTTTTGAGCCCGTATTTTTCTGAAGTAGCTATAGTTAAAGACATTCCATCTGGTTTGCCTACTTTTAGTTTACCAACATTAGATTTTGAACTCTTAAGAGAATTATTACCAATTGCTTTTACATTAGTAATGGTTGGTTATTTAGAAACAATTTCTATTGGTAAATCTTTAGAAGCCAAACAAAATGAGTATAGAGTAAGACCAAATCAAGAACTAATAGCGCTTGGTATAGCCAATATGGTTGGTTCTTTGTTCAAAGCCTATCCATCTACATCTAGTTTTTCACGATCAGCAATAAACCAAGAAAGTGGTGCAAAAACGGGTATGTCGGCACTAATTTCTGTAATTATGGTAGTTATTACACTCTTGTTTTTAACGCCTTTATTTTATTTTTTGCCAAAAGCAGTTTTAGCAGCAATTATTATAGTAGCTGTCTTTAGATTGATAAATATTAAAGAAGCAAAATTTTTATGGAAAGCTAACAATTTAGATTTTTGGTTAATGATTGCCACTTTTTTAGCTACGTTATCACTAGGAATTGAATACGGAATTGCAGTTGGTGTTGGCTTGTCTATAGTTGTTTTAATTTATAGAACTTCAAGACCTTACACTGCAGAATTAGGGAAAGTTCCGGATGCAGATTTTTACAGAAATAAAGACCGTTTTAAAGAGGTCTTGTTAGAAGAAGATGTATTGGTTTTTAGATTTGATGCACAATTATTTTATGCAAATGCAGCTTATTTTAGAGACAGTTTAGAGAAGATGGTTACAGAAAAAGGAGCCAATTTAAAACTGATTGTATTAGATGCAGAAAGTATAAACAGAATAGACAGCACAGGAGTTGAAATGCTAAAGGAGCGTGTGAGTTATTATAAAAAGAAAAACATTAATTTTTATTTTGCAGGAGTAAAAGGTCCGGTAAGAGATGTTTTATTTAAAGGAGGTTTATTACAAATTATAGATATCAATCACTTTTTTATGAGAGATAATGATGCGGTAATATATTATAAAACAGGAGACAAAACAGCACAAAAAAAATATGCAAAATATATACATCAGGCATATGACTAA